The Prodigiosinella aquatilis region CAGGCCGCTAAAGGCCGGTTGTTCAATCAACAGGATGCAGGCGAAGGCGCTAATCCTGTGGCGGTGATCGGGTATGCGCTATGGCAGAACTATTTTGGCGGACGTCAGGATATTCTCGCTCAGTCGCTGCTGGTGAATGGTGTCAGTACCCAAATCATCGGCGTTATGCCAAAGGGGTATGCCTTCCCGATGAATAATCAAATCTGGCTGCCCACCACGTTGAATCCTGCGCATATTACGGTCGAAAATGCACCGAAGGTCCAGGTTTTCGCCAAGATCAAACCAGGTTTTACGCTGGCTGATGTGGACGTTGAACTGAAAAATATCATGGCCGGGCGTGAGCAGCGCTTTCCTGAAATCAACGGTGGGCATTCCGCTTTTGCCATCACCTTTATGGACAGTTTCATGGGGGAAGATTCAAAACCGATCTTTCTGGTGATGTTACTGGCGGTGCTGCTGGTGTTGCTGCTGGCTTGTTGTAACGTTGGCAACATGCTGCTGGTCAGAGCGATTGAGCGTAGTAAAGAAACTGCTATTCGTGTGGCTCATGGCGCTCCGCCGTTACGCGTAGTGATGCAGATGATGTGGGAGAGTGTCATTCTTTGCTGTGCTGGTGGCATTGTGGGGCTGCTGCTGGCTGGCTGGGGTATTTCATTAACCGGTAGTCTGATTACCTCTGTTGTGCCGGATAAACCACCGTTCTGGTGGCAACTCGGCATTGATACCGATGTGGTGGTGAAGGCCCTGATTCTGGTGGTTATTGCCAGTATTATTACCGGGGCGCTGCCTGCCTGGAAAATTGTACACAGTAATGTCAACGATGCGCTACGGGATGGTACACGCGGTGCCCAAAGCCGTAATAGTAGTCGCATCAGTCGCGGACTGGTGATTTTTGAAGTGGCGCTCTCCAGTTCGGTGCTCTGCGTGGGGGTGCTACTTGCTTTGGTGGTCGCTCAGGCTGCGAAAATTGACTATGGCGTGGACAGTAATAATGTCTGGACGGCAAAGGTGAGTCTGCCGCCGATTAATTACCCTGATGACGCCAGCAAAGTGAATTTCTTTAACCGTCTGGTGAGCGATTTGAAAACCCAGCCCGGGGTCGTGCAAGCGGGACTGATGAGCCGCCTTCCCGGGGAATTCACCTCGGCCAGCAGTATTGAACTGGAAGGTAGTAGCTTCACGCGATCCAACCGTAATCAGTTCCCCCGAGCCAACGATGTGGTTGTTTATCCATCCTCGCTGAGCGCGTTGGGAATTATGCCGGAAGAGGGCCGGTTGCTGACACAGAATGATGATGCTCAATCGCAAAAGGTGGTAGTGATAACCCGCTCATTCGCCCAGCGTTACTGGCCAGATGAAAAAGACGTGGTCGGTAAACGTATCCGCTGGATCGATGGCGAAGATCATGCATGGTACACGGTGGTAGGAGTTATACCGCATGTGATTCAGGGCCGGCCTTTTGGTCATAGTCAGTGGATGCCTTCCGTCTACCGTTCCATGCTTCAGGTTCCCCAGGAGCAGATATCCGTGGTGGTTACCGGCGTACCGCATGAGAACCTGAGCAATGTGATTCGACATGCCGTCAGCAGCATTGATGCTCAACTGCCGGTATATCAGGAGAAAACGTTACAGGAAGTGATTGACCGTAACACCTCCGGGTTAAGCTATATCTCTATTTTGTTTAACATTTTCGGTATAATGGCGGTATTGCTGGCGGGCAGTGGTATCTATGGTGTGATGGCGAAAACGATTAATCAGCGTTATCAGGAGTTTGGCACCCGTCGCGCCCTTGGCGCCACCAGAGGCGATATTATCGCGCTGATTATGCGGCAAGGATGGTGGCAACTGGTATTGGGATTAGTGATTAGCGTGCCGGTCATCGGTGCCATCAGCCCGATGATTCTGGTTACCTTCGGGTATCCCGGCATTGGTATGATGATGCTATTTTCCATCACATCATTGATGATTGGTCTGGTTGTCACGTTCGCCATCCTGTTACCAGCAAAACGTGCAGTGCAGACCAGTCCAATGGATGCCCTGCGACATCAATAACTGCGCCATAGATGAAAAAAGGCTGAGAACATAAAGTATGGGCAAAAGATACCGGGTTCTGGTCGCCGACGATGATGCCATCATCCTCAGTACACTCAAACTGATGTTGAAAGTGCATCAGTTTGAGGTGATTACCGCAACTCAGCCGGAAGAGGTGTTAACCCAGGTACGCCAGGGAACACCGGATATTGCGCTGGTTGATCTCAACTACCAGCGTGACACAACCTCGGGTCAGGAGGGGTTGTCTCTGATTGAGAGTATCCGGCAGATTGATGCCGATCTTCCCGTGGTCGTCATGAGCGGTTGGGGCTCGATAGATATTGCTGTTGACGCCATGAAAAATGGCGCCGCTGATTTTATTCAGAAGCCCTGGGAAAATGAGCGTCTGGTCCATGTGCTCAATACCCAGCTACAATTGGTGGAAGGCATAAAAAAACAGCGTTCGCTCCTGCAACAGAATACGTTGTTGCAGGAGCAACTGCATCCGTGCCTACAGAAGAACATTGTTGCCTGCTCCAGGGCGATGCAGGAGCTGTTAAACCTGCTTGACCAGGTGATTCCAAGCGATGCCAGTATTTTGCTGACTGGTGAAAATGGCACCGGTAAAAGTATGCTGGCGAGTTATATTCATCAGCGTTCGATGCGACGTGAGATGAGCTATGTTTCGGTCAACATGGGGTGTATTCCTGACAGTTTGTTTGAAAGTGAAATGTTCGGGCATGTCAAAGGGGCATTTACTGATGCCAAACAGCAGCGTATCGGCCGTTTTGAACTGGCGGATGGCGGCACGCTTTTCCTCGATGAAATAGGTAACACGCCGCTGAATCAGCAGGTCAAACTCTTGAGAATGCTGGAGGAACGGCAGTTCGAAAAAGTCGGCGCCAGTAAGACGCAGTTCGCTGATGTCCGCATTATTGCCGCCACCAATGCAGACTTCGATACCATGATTGCCAACGGCTCGTTTCGCCGTGATCTCTACTACCGGTTGAACACCTTTGAATTTCGTGTGCCAGCGTTACGCGAAAGACCGGAGGATATTGGCCCGTTGGCACAAGGAATGATGGCGGCATTTGCCGAAAAATACCGCAAACCGGTGCTGGTGCTGACGTCTGAAGCGCTGGAATTGTTGCAACAATATCCATGGCCGGGAAATATCCGCGAGCTTAATCATATTCTGGAGCGAGCCGTACTGCTTAGCCGGGCCGGGACGCTGGATGTACCATTGTTGAAAATGGTACTGTCCATGGATTTCACGCCTAACAACGCCGATAGCCGATTACCGTGTGAGCCAACCTGCGCGGATAATCTGCCCGGAATCTCTGCGGCAGTGGATTTGGATGATGAGGGTACGTGGCAAACATTGGACGATATTGAACAGATGGCGCTTCAGCAGCGTCTGCGGGAGTTCGATGGGAATGTCATTGAAGCCGCCGAGTCTTTAGGCCTGAGCCGCAGCGCATTTTATCGCAGGTTAAAAAAGAATAGCTGATGAATATAGCCTGGAGCTCGCTAGAAGCGTTACAGCGTTGGCTGATACTGTTGGCGTCATTACCCTCGGCCATTAGCGTGATCGCTCTGATGATCTGGAATGGATTCTCCGGTTATCTGGTGGCGCTGGTGGCGCTAATGCTCTGTGTCTCTATTGGTTATTGTGTGCTCATGACCCGTCAATCCCTGCATTATCAGATAGCCACGCTGATGAATTTAATTGAAGCCATCACGCACAATGATTTCAGCTTACGTGGTAAGCAGCAGAAAAAAAACAGCGCCTTGAATGGGTTGATTGACATGATCAATGAACTGGCCTCTTCAATGCAGCAGCAACGCTTGACGGTGAAGCAACAGCAGTACCTGGTTAAAACCGTGATTAATAATATTGATGTGGCCATTGTGGCTATCAATAATCAGGGTGAAGTGGCTTTTCTCAATAACACCGCGGCAAAACTGCTTAACACCACGCCTCAGACCATACAGGGACAATCTCTGGAATCACTGCCGTTTAAACCGCTATTTGAGCAGCCGGAAAACAGTGTTATTGAATGGAATTTTCCAGAGCGTCACGGGAGATTCAAGATTGGGCATGACAGCTACTTTGAAGACGGATTGCGCCAGCGGTTGTTGTTTATCACGGATGTCAGTCAGTTACTGCGTGAGGAAGAGTATCGGGCCTGGAGAAATCTACTGCGTGTCATGAGCCATGAGATTAATAATACCTTGACCCCGATCGCTTCACTCAGCCAGGTATTGACGTCATTGATCCCCACGGAAGAGAAGGAAGAGTACCAGGACATTCGTGATGGATTACAGATCATTCATGAAAGAGCCAATAACCTGAAAAGCTTTGTCGAAAGTTATCGGAAGTTGGCCTCTTTACCCAAACCCGAAAAGTCATTACAGGATGCGGGTGAATTGATTCGTAATCTGTTGCCGCTTTTCGAGCACCGTAAAATAGTGCTTCATGATTCAGGCCGGGCAATGATCAATATTGATGCTGTACAAATAGAACAGTTGATGATCAATATTCTGAAAAATGCGGATGAGTCGATGGCTGACGAGATCGACGGTGTGGTGACATTAGGCTGGCAGATTAAAGAGAACAAATTTCATCTCGACGTGCTTGATGAGGGGCATGGTATTGGCAACAGAGACAATTTGTTTGTTCCTTTTTACAGTACGAAGAAAAATGGTAGTGGTATCGGTCTGATGCTTTCGCGGCAAATTGTGGAACTACACGGTGGTTATTTCAGTCTGGAAAATCGTCGGGATAGAACCGGATGTAAGGTAAGTATTACGCTTCCCGTGTAGAGCGGTTCCATTGTATTCACTCCGTGTTAACGTTGCTTTCTTTTCCTTCGTGCATAAACGTGATGATGCGTTGGTGAAGGGCATGGTCCTTCAGTATGCCTCGATGTCCCAGGCCCGAGGTCAGAAACAGCTGGCTGTCGGGAAAAGCGCTGACCATATTGTAAGCCTGATGCAAATCTATATTACTGTCATCACGATCATGACAAATCAACGTGGGAATAGGGATAGCCTTCCAGGATGTGGTGGAAATAAGATCAGGATGCAGGCCATAACGC contains the following coding sequences:
- a CDS encoding ADOP family duplicated permease, whose product is MSTLFDFRYACRLLLKRPGFSLFTILIMAVGLGLCIYMYSIINSLVLKPLPFKDGDRMVMISPSINDVRLGDSPISFMDYLDIKAHSTRLEQVGYYYGDVANINLDGQASRYIAIRSGPDFFPFTGVQAAKGRLFNQQDAGEGANPVAVIGYALWQNYFGGRQDILAQSLLVNGVSTQIIGVMPKGYAFPMNNQIWLPTTLNPAHITVENAPKVQVFAKIKPGFTLADVDVELKNIMAGREQRFPEINGGHSAFAITFMDSFMGEDSKPIFLVMLLAVLLVLLLACCNVGNMLLVRAIERSKETAIRVAHGAPPLRVVMQMMWESVILCCAGGIVGLLLAGWGISLTGSLITSVVPDKPPFWWQLGIDTDVVVKALILVVIASIITGALPAWKIVHSNVNDALRDGTRGAQSRNSSRISRGLVIFEVALSSSVLCVGVLLALVVAQAAKIDYGVDSNNVWTAKVSLPPINYPDDASKVNFFNRLVSDLKTQPGVVQAGLMSRLPGEFTSASSIELEGSSFTRSNRNQFPRANDVVVYPSSLSALGIMPEEGRLLTQNDDAQSQKVVVITRSFAQRYWPDEKDVVGKRIRWIDGEDHAWYTVVGVIPHVIQGRPFGHSQWMPSVYRSMLQVPQEQISVVVTGVPHENLSNVIRHAVSSIDAQLPVYQEKTLQEVIDRNTSGLSYISILFNIFGIMAVLLAGSGIYGVMAKTINQRYQEFGTRRALGATRGDIIALIMRQGWWQLVLGLVISVPVIGAISPMILVTFGYPGIGMMMLFSITSLMIGLVVTFAILLPAKRAVQTSPMDALRHQ
- a CDS encoding ATP-binding protein, with the translated sequence MNIAWSSLEALQRWLILLASLPSAISVIALMIWNGFSGYLVALVALMLCVSIGYCVLMTRQSLHYQIATLMNLIEAITHNDFSLRGKQQKKNSALNGLIDMINELASSMQQQRLTVKQQQYLVKTVINNIDVAIVAINNQGEVAFLNNTAAKLLNTTPQTIQGQSLESLPFKPLFEQPENSVIEWNFPERHGRFKIGHDSYFEDGLRQRLLFITDVSQLLREEEYRAWRNLLRVMSHEINNTLTPIASLSQVLTSLIPTEEKEEYQDIRDGLQIIHERANNLKSFVESYRKLASLPKPEKSLQDAGELIRNLLPLFEHRKIVLHDSGRAMINIDAVQIEQLMINILKNADESMADEIDGVVTLGWQIKENKFHLDVLDEGHGIGNRDNLFVPFYSTKKNGSGIGLMLSRQIVELHGGYFSLENRRDRTGCKVSITLPV
- a CDS encoding sigma-54 dependent transcriptional regulator; translated protein: MGKRYRVLVADDDAIILSTLKLMLKVHQFEVITATQPEEVLTQVRQGTPDIALVDLNYQRDTTSGQEGLSLIESIRQIDADLPVVVMSGWGSIDIAVDAMKNGAADFIQKPWENERLVHVLNTQLQLVEGIKKQRSLLQQNTLLQEQLHPCLQKNIVACSRAMQELLNLLDQVIPSDASILLTGENGTGKSMLASYIHQRSMRREMSYVSVNMGCIPDSLFESEMFGHVKGAFTDAKQQRIGRFELADGGTLFLDEIGNTPLNQQVKLLRMLEERQFEKVGASKTQFADVRIIAATNADFDTMIANGSFRRDLYYRLNTFEFRVPALRERPEDIGPLAQGMMAAFAEKYRKPVLVLTSEALELLQQYPWPGNIRELNHILERAVLLSRAGTLDVPLLKMVLSMDFTPNNADSRLPCEPTCADNLPGISAAVDLDDEGTWQTLDDIEQMALQQRLREFDGNVIEAAESLGLSRSAFYRRLKKNS